The genomic DNA GGTAGTTGTTAATTTTCAAAACGGAAAGTTTGTATTTAATCTCGATATTTACGCTAATGTAGCTTTAATAGAAAAAACCAATCCGAATTCAATTAAAGGGCACTATGATAATAAAAAAAATATAAATAATTTAAAAAATGCTATTCAAAAAGAAATTAATAATAATTTACAAAATATGTTATATGAAATACAACAGAATAAAATTGATCCAATCGGATTATCCCAATATGCTAGAGCATTTCAATATAAAGAGTGGAAAAAAGTAAAAGGAAATTGGTTGCAAGCGTTAGCAGAGGCTAAAATAAATGTAAAGACACACGTCAAAATAAAAGATACTGGAACCATTAGAAATTAGACTAGTCTATTCTTCTGCTTAAAATTATTTCTAAGTGGAATTTTCCATCTTCTATAATTATTATGTAAAAGATAATAACTCAAAGAAAAATCTACTGGTTAAATGCTAACCAATAGATTTTTCTTTTTTATCTAAGGATTCTTTTAAAGGCACAACAATTTTACTGTAGTAATCAAGAACTGGTTTCTAATTTAAGTTACTGGAGAGTATAATCCCTACCAGCTTTCATCCCAATAGCAACTCAATGATATAACATTAAAGATATAATCCCTTAACTTAGGGATTTTGACTTTTCAAATTTATACCAATGTCTTAGCTCTATGTACTTTGATATATATGTCCACATCAATATGTTATTGCATCATATACTGAATAGATAATTTAAATTACTTTTAAAAAGGATGATGAGGATGAACCTAGATGATATACAAAAATCCTATGGCGTAATTGTAAGTTTAGGAGGCTTGTGTCAAGTCACTAACCAAATCAAAAGGCACCATTTAAGAACATTTTCTGGACCTTTAGATTGGTTTTATTATCCATCACTTTCAGATGTAAACAGATTACTTCAAAATCGATTTGAAAAATTTATGAAGTTGGAAAATATGGTCATAGAAGGTTCAGAAAGTTACGGTCTTATTGAATCAGAATTTGATAATCAAACTAAATGGGCAGAACGAATTACCTATTGTATAAAGGACACTTATTATAATTGTTTTTCAATGCATGACTTTCCTATTGACTCAGAAAAGGATTGGAAATCAACCTATCCTTCTTTTAAAGCTAAATTAGACACTAGAATTAATCGATTCCTTGAAAAAATAAATAGTAGTGAATCAATTTTATTCATTAGGATTTGGGGAAATCGAGATGAAGCGGTTGAATTAAAAAACGTATTATCCGAAATTACAAATAAAGATTTTAATATTCTTATTGTCAATTTTAAGGAGGATATATCTAATATCGTTGAACAAAATTGGGGAATATCGAGGGTTTGTTCAATTGAACTCCCACGTTATCAGGATAGATGGGAAGGTGATGATTCC from Bacillus cereus G9842 includes the following:
- a CDS encoding papain-like cysteine peptidase; protein product: MNLDDIQKSYGVIVSLGGLCQVTNQIKRHHLRTFSGPLDWFYYPSLSDVNRLLQNRFEKFMKLENMVIEGSESYGLIESEFDNQTKWAERITYCIKDTYYNCFSMHDFPIDSEKDWKSTYPSFKAKLDTRINRFLEKINSSESILFIRIWGNRDEAVELKNVLSEITNKDFNILIVNFKEDISNIVEQNWGISRVCSIELPRYQDRWEGDDSDWNYILNKITLT